The Amycolatopsis sp. DG1A-15b genome window below encodes:
- a CDS encoding GH25 family lysozyme, translating into MNRTVTGQRLAGAAALAVLAAVVVATPARADYSLADTNYAGTQIARHEGVRGTPRTDPPGQTLGHDVSGHQGPVDWAAAAAAGAKFTYVKATEGTGFVNPQFGQQYDGAHAAGIIRGAYHFARPDVSGGAQQAEYFIANGGAWRADGTTLPGALDIEYNPYGDVCYGKNPADLTAWIADFTRTYLAKVKRSALIYTSTAWWKQCTGNTARFGNTDPLWLARYGPDVGELPAGWEKQSIWQFARGGSLPGDQNYYNGPIGRVQALAKG; encoded by the coding sequence ATGAACCGAACCGTGACGGGACAGCGGCTGGCGGGAGCGGCCGCGCTGGCGGTGCTCGCGGCGGTGGTGGTCGCGACGCCCGCCCGAGCCGACTACTCCCTGGCCGACACGAACTACGCGGGCACGCAGATCGCCCGCCACGAAGGCGTCCGGGGCACTCCGCGGACCGACCCGCCCGGGCAGACGCTCGGGCACGACGTCAGCGGGCACCAGGGTCCGGTCGACTGGGCCGCCGCGGCCGCCGCCGGGGCGAAGTTCACCTACGTCAAGGCGACCGAGGGCACCGGGTTCGTCAACCCGCAGTTCGGGCAGCAGTACGACGGCGCGCACGCGGCGGGCATCATCCGCGGCGCCTACCACTTCGCCCGCCCGGACGTCTCGGGCGGCGCCCAGCAGGCGGAGTACTTCATCGCCAACGGCGGCGCCTGGCGCGCGGACGGCACCACGCTGCCCGGCGCGCTCGACATCGAGTACAACCCGTACGGCGACGTCTGCTACGGCAAGAACCCGGCCGACCTGACGGCGTGGATCGCGGACTTCACCCGCACGTACCTGGCGAAGGTCAAGCGCAGCGCGTTGATCTACACGAGCACGGCCTGGTGGAAGCAGTGCACCGGCAACACGGCCCGGTTCGGGAACACCGATCCGCTGTGGCTGGCGCGGTACGGCCCGGACGTCGGCGAACTGCCGGCGGGGTGGGAGAAGCAGAGCATCTGGCAGTTCGCCCGTGGCGGCAGCCTGCCGGGGGACCAGAACTACTACAACGGCCCGATCGGCCGGGTACAGGCGCTGGCCAAGGGTTAG
- a CDS encoding glycosyltransferase, whose translation MSVLWGVSFDATPLSGVVVEFLKTAHRFAARGHRVHLDLGYDIKADKGAFFRPYRDEAELLPDWVTLDRVEGLEQIRGYDREFVEAVLTRIVQAGDDTLRPEADRIASELADRIVATWERLGVTVVMVENGTLPENLAYTEALYSAIDRYGARHRLGRFVFWRDHDLMWQSEPGIAKYGTFPYPGVPAPRNSPHIHYFALHEQAKARTLEWVPELANIDVLPNSFAIAPARIDERNAAFRRDHGIPDDVPLLARITRIIPQKRIDRDLHLLALLPDAWLFVAGDVGETPTEHARLVDLANRLGVRERVVFGGWLTPYDTAVPGRYSVRDLLAHTTVVSFLTSYDYESYGNPVSEAIASGTPYITSGYELYDVVYGSFRAPVLDIRARDLPDAAFAREVAELITDEGKRAEVVRVNSELGQARFGARVVDELVDRLYPPPMGAATRLSVVLPVYNEAANLPEVLRTLHDQRDGDVPLDKSRYEVVLVDNNSTDDTVAVAHAFAAAHPDLALHVIHEPEQGVSCARRAGMDFAAARSRNRPESDPGERYYLVSADADCRVDPHWLSELFAAMETSKAAIGVCDYYYNAGHFTGRPRLWDAIQRTLRCRAVTFALFGGFPDGKGFAVERDAYERAGGIEIFYQLQDGEFVNHLSDDWDFGIKVASGGDAITYAPRSRVEINPRRVDHAIDEVIAGRAYGSDGIIVMRDIRPSAPPVPTDLTEAEAKQAWEFSIKDFTPKNTILPVLLTPALLEDDAVIAFFGHDLAARLARRISEIRHEMRVVDFTPIHAYKTPSYRLYFEFADELFACLRRHVGEDIGYPPPLPPCLAAVPAARFAEFVRYYCEDRESGEAHNYFGNGGVF comes from the coding sequence ATGTCAGTGCTCTGGGGCGTGTCCTTCGACGCCACTCCGCTGTCCGGGGTCGTGGTCGAGTTCCTCAAGACGGCGCACCGCTTCGCCGCTCGCGGGCACCGCGTCCACCTGGACCTCGGGTACGACATCAAGGCCGACAAGGGCGCGTTCTTCCGGCCCTACCGCGACGAGGCCGAGCTGCTGCCGGACTGGGTCACGCTCGACCGCGTCGAGGGGCTCGAGCAGATCCGGGGCTACGACCGCGAGTTCGTCGAAGCGGTGCTCACCCGGATCGTCCAAGCCGGTGACGACACGCTGCGGCCCGAAGCCGACCGGATCGCGAGCGAGCTGGCGGACCGGATCGTGGCCACCTGGGAACGCCTCGGCGTGACCGTGGTGATGGTGGAGAACGGGACCCTGCCGGAAAACCTCGCCTACACCGAGGCGCTGTACTCCGCGATCGACCGCTACGGTGCCCGCCACCGGCTCGGCCGGTTCGTGTTCTGGCGCGACCACGACCTGATGTGGCAGAGCGAACCCGGGATCGCCAAGTACGGCACGTTCCCGTACCCCGGTGTCCCCGCGCCGCGGAACTCCCCGCACATCCACTACTTCGCCCTGCACGAGCAGGCGAAGGCGCGGACGCTGGAGTGGGTCCCGGAGCTGGCGAACATCGACGTCCTGCCCAACTCCTTCGCCATCGCCCCCGCGCGGATCGACGAGCGCAACGCGGCTTTCCGGCGTGACCACGGCATTCCCGACGACGTCCCGCTGCTGGCCCGGATCACCCGGATCATCCCGCAGAAGCGCATCGACCGGGACCTCCACCTGCTGGCCCTGCTGCCGGACGCGTGGCTGTTCGTCGCCGGCGACGTCGGCGAGACGCCCACCGAGCACGCCCGGCTCGTCGATCTCGCGAACCGGCTGGGGGTGCGTGAGCGCGTCGTGTTCGGCGGCTGGCTGACCCCGTACGACACCGCGGTCCCCGGCCGGTACTCCGTGCGCGACCTCCTCGCCCACACGACCGTCGTGTCCTTTCTGACCTCTTACGACTACGAGAGCTACGGCAACCCGGTCAGCGAGGCGATCGCCTCCGGGACGCCGTACATCACCAGCGGGTACGAGCTGTACGACGTCGTCTACGGCAGCTTCCGGGCGCCGGTGCTGGACATCCGGGCCCGCGACCTGCCGGACGCGGCGTTCGCGCGCGAAGTCGCCGAGCTGATCACCGACGAAGGGAAACGGGCCGAAGTGGTGCGGGTGAACTCGGAACTCGGGCAGGCGCGGTTCGGCGCGCGGGTCGTCGACGAGCTGGTGGACCGGCTGTACCCGCCGCCGATGGGCGCGGCGACGCGGCTGAGCGTCGTGCTGCCGGTGTACAACGAGGCCGCGAACCTCCCGGAGGTGCTGCGGACGCTGCACGACCAGCGCGACGGCGACGTGCCCCTGGACAAGAGCCGGTACGAGGTCGTGCTCGTCGACAACAACTCGACGGACGACACCGTGGCCGTCGCGCACGCCTTCGCGGCGGCGCATCCGGACCTGGCCCTGCACGTCATCCACGAACCCGAACAGGGCGTTTCGTGCGCGCGGCGAGCCGGAATGGACTTTGCCGCCGCCCGCAGCCGGAACCGGCCCGAGAGCGACCCGGGGGAGCGGTACTACCTCGTCTCCGCCGACGCGGACTGCCGGGTCGACCCGCACTGGCTGAGCGAGCTGTTCGCCGCGATGGAGACGAGCAAGGCCGCCATCGGCGTCTGCGACTACTACTACAACGCCGGGCACTTCACCGGGCGGCCGCGGCTGTGGGACGCGATCCAGCGGACCCTGCGGTGCCGCGCCGTCACGTTCGCGCTCTTCGGCGGCTTCCCCGACGGCAAGGGCTTCGCCGTCGAGCGCGACGCCTACGAGCGCGCCGGCGGCATCGAGATCTTCTACCAGCTGCAGGACGGCGAGTTCGTCAACCACCTCTCCGACGACTGGGACTTCGGGATCAAGGTCGCCAGCGGCGGCGACGCGATCACCTACGCGCCGCGCTCGCGCGTCGAGATCAACCCGCGCCGCGTCGACCACGCCATCGACGAGGTCATCGCCGGCCGGGCCTACGGCTCGGACGGCATCATCGTCATGCGCGACATCCGGCCGTCGGCGCCGCCGGTGCCCACCGACCTCACCGAAGCCGAGGCCAAGCAGGCCTGGGAGTTCTCGATCAAGGACTTCACGCCGAAGAACACCATCCTGCCGGTGCTGCTGACGCCCGCGCTGCTGGAGGACGACGCCGTCATCGCGTTCTTCGGCCACGACCTGGCCGCGCGGCTGGCCCGGCGGATCAGCGAAATCCGGCACGAGATGCGGGTCGTGGACTTCACGCCGATCCACGCCTACAAGACGCCGTCGTACCGGTTGTACTTCGAGTTCGCCGACGAGCTGTTCGCGTGCCTGCGGCGGCACGTGGGCGAGGACATCGGGTACCCGCCGCCACTGCCGCCGTGCCTGGCGGCGGTGCCGGCCGCGCGGTTCGCGGAATTCGTCCGCTACTACTGCGAGGACCGCGAGTCGGGCGAAGCCCACAACTACTTCGGCAACGGAGGGGTGTTCTGA
- a CDS encoding radical SAM protein, which yields MTLGYEEAVGSLHAIDPAWPRPGVLDVLEAPENRHLLDFVQEDPFGAHVFPGNEPGSPPEFLRDLDAQLASSGPIHLWSYIPTCAYRCRFCQYPVVLVKGKIEKAAHWVDLNIAEARLWLDAVPNLTGAEVGEFNVFGGTPSLLPEPEIRRLLEFYRAHFGFTDRTTIRFEGDPSTFTPAKLELLRELGCTKLSSGVQSFDDHVLALCGREHTAQMCVDFVRNATAAGFEWVSIDLMYGLLDQTLDSVRRDLDVVLDNEVTAVVCTKLHLASYSDTRTGVTGEKPAAWQLPSYRDKLVRDGHRWPTLGEQYQMRELLTDGLRAAGYTEHPTMYFARDGLGPEKWKSIMVDQDKQEAEVAIGLGGSSSCRASEAITDVNSRRYAETVHAGRIPLGSATRFTPEAQEARAVKMALTTLQPVRDSVHTARFPGRSLFAEPWLGKFRSLASRGLVRLRPGVVELTPAGEVLVEAIITTEL from the coding sequence ATGACCCTGGGCTACGAAGAAGCGGTCGGCTCGCTGCACGCGATCGACCCCGCGTGGCCGCGTCCCGGCGTGCTCGACGTGCTCGAAGCGCCCGAGAACCGGCACCTGCTCGACTTCGTGCAGGAAGACCCGTTCGGGGCGCACGTGTTCCCCGGCAACGAGCCCGGCTCGCCGCCGGAGTTCCTGCGCGACCTGGACGCGCAGCTGGCGTCCTCCGGGCCGATCCACCTGTGGTCCTACATCCCCACCTGCGCCTACCGCTGCCGGTTCTGCCAGTACCCGGTGGTGCTGGTCAAGGGCAAGATCGAGAAGGCGGCGCACTGGGTCGACCTCAACATCGCCGAGGCGCGGCTGTGGCTCGACGCGGTGCCGAACCTGACGGGTGCCGAAGTGGGGGAGTTCAACGTCTTCGGCGGCACGCCGTCGCTGCTGCCGGAGCCGGAAATCCGGCGCCTGCTGGAGTTCTACCGCGCGCACTTCGGGTTCACCGACCGCACGACGATCCGCTTCGAAGGCGACCCCAGCACGTTCACCCCGGCCAAGCTCGAGCTGCTGCGGGAGCTGGGCTGCACCAAGCTCTCCAGCGGGGTCCAGTCGTTCGACGACCACGTGCTGGCGCTTTGCGGGCGCGAGCACACCGCGCAGATGTGCGTCGACTTCGTCCGGAACGCCACCGCGGCGGGCTTCGAGTGGGTCAGCATCGACCTCATGTACGGCCTGCTCGACCAGACTCTCGACAGCGTCCGCCGCGACCTGGACGTCGTCCTGGACAACGAAGTCACCGCGGTGGTGTGCACGAAGCTGCACCTGGCGTCCTACAGCGACACCCGCACCGGCGTCACCGGGGAGAAGCCGGCCGCGTGGCAGCTGCCGTCCTACCGGGACAAGCTGGTGCGCGACGGGCACCGCTGGCCGACGCTCGGCGAGCAGTACCAGATGCGGGAGCTGCTCACCGACGGCCTGCGCGCGGCCGGGTACACCGAGCACCCGACGATGTACTTCGCCCGCGACGGCCTCGGGCCGGAGAAGTGGAAGTCCATCATGGTCGACCAGGACAAGCAGGAGGCCGAAGTCGCGATCGGGCTGGGCGGCAGCTCGAGCTGCCGCGCGTCCGAGGCGATCACCGACGTGAACTCCCGCCGCTACGCCGAAACCGTGCACGCCGGCCGTATCCCGCTGGGGTCGGCGACGCGGTTCACCCCCGAGGCGCAGGAGGCCCGGGCCGTCAAGATGGCGCTCACGACGTTGCAGCCGGTGCGGGATTCCGTGCACACCGCGCGGTTCCCGGGGCGGTCGCTGTTCGCGGAACCGTGGCTGGGCAAGTTCCGTTCGCTGGCTTCGCGGGGCCTCGTCCGGTTGCGGCCGGGCGTCGTCGAACTGACCCCGGCCGGGGAAGTGCTCGTCGAGGCGATCATCACCACCGAACTCTGA